From a region of the Fischerella sp. JS2 genome:
- the hypF gene encoding carbamoyltransferase HypF, which produces MTTEEIRVRGTVQGVGFRPTVYRLAKACGLRGDVCNDGEGVLIRASGTDESIEEFIKRLRQECPPLARINQVIRKRYEKEFLFHDFVISYSISSTVKTEIAPDAATCPQCQAEIFDFYSRWYRYPFTNCTHCGPRLSIIRAIPYDRINTSMAAFAMCAECSKEYNDVESHRFHAQPVACHVCGPKATLERADGKPITASMFSMLDDVDAVCTLLQRGEIVAIKGIGGIHLACDATNETAVQKLRQRKQRYYKPFALMARDLEIIEKYCTINDKEREVLQSSAAPIVLLQKKEPEIKNTPHTPPLREAATRLHTPPISPSVAPKQNTLGFMLPYTPLHHLILKRMNRPIVLTSANISDEPQCIDNDEVREKLSHIADYFLLHNREIVNRVDDSVVRVVGDQIQTIRRARGYAPVPIKLPPGFEQTPAILAMGGELKNTFCLLKDGQAILSQHLGDLENATTFTAYQNTLNLYLNLFEHKPEAIAIDKHPEYLSTKLGQELAFTNQIPIYSTQHHHAHIAACMAENHLPLNSSPVLGIALDGLGYGEDNTLWGGEFLLADYHQFQRLATFQPVAMIGGKQAIYQPWRNTYAQLISALSWEEVTNKYRNLEIIKFLQNQPLPLLSQLVLKKINSPLASSIGRLFDAVAAAIGICREECNYEGQAAMEMETLVDRNILNKHEENQKYPFGINILDNIYCIDPSPMWKALLNDLQQQTSLRVIAAKFHISLAQAIGQMVTSLCQHHHIKTVVFSGGVFQNRILLEQLSKHLKNSGINILTHSLIPCNDGGLSLGQAVIAAAKLIKK; this is translated from the coding sequence ATGACCACTGAAGAAATTAGGGTTCGTGGTACTGTTCAAGGGGTGGGATTTCGCCCGACTGTATATCGACTCGCAAAGGCTTGTGGGTTGCGTGGTGATGTTTGTAATGATGGTGAAGGCGTTTTAATTCGTGCTTCTGGAACTGATGAATCTATAGAAGAATTTATCAAAAGATTACGGCAAGAATGTCCACCTTTAGCAAGAATTAATCAAGTCATACGCAAGCGTTATGAAAAAGAATTTTTATTTCATGATTTTGTCATTTCTTATAGTATCAGTAGTACTGTCAAAACAGAAATTGCCCCGGATGCTGCTACTTGTCCCCAATGCCAAGCGGAAATATTTGATTTTTATAGTCGCTGGTATCGCTATCCCTTCACAAATTGTACTCATTGCGGCCCCCGCCTGAGTATTATTCGTGCCATTCCTTATGATCGCATTAACACCAGTATGGCGGCTTTCGCCATGTGTGCAGAGTGTAGCAAAGAATATAACGATGTCGAAAGCCATCGCTTTCATGCCCAACCTGTAGCTTGTCATGTTTGCGGCCCAAAAGCAACATTAGAACGTGCCGATGGTAAACCAATTACAGCTTCAATGTTTTCCATGTTGGATGATGTTGATGCTGTGTGTACTTTATTGCAAAGAGGCGAAATTGTCGCCATCAAAGGTATCGGCGGAATTCATCTTGCTTGCGATGCTACAAATGAAACAGCTGTGCAAAAACTCCGCCAGCGTAAACAACGTTATTATAAACCTTTTGCTTTAATGGCACGGGATTTAGAAATCATAGAAAAATACTGCACCATTAACGACAAAGAAAGAGAAGTATTGCAAAGTTCCGCCGCCCCCATTGTCTTGTTGCAGAAAAAAGAACCAGAGATTAAAAATACTCCTCACACTCCACCCTTACGGGAAGCCGCTACGCGTCTACACACTCCCCCCATCTCCCCCTCTGTCGCCCCAAAACAAAATACCCTTGGCTTCATGCTACCTTACACACCTTTACATCACTTAATTCTCAAGCGCATGAACCGCCCAATTGTCTTAACTAGTGCCAATATTTCTGATGAACCACAATGTATTGATAATGATGAAGTGCGAGAGAAACTCAGCCACATAGCTGATTATTTTCTGTTACATAACCGAGAAATAGTTAATCGCGTAGATGATTCAGTAGTGCGGGTAGTTGGTGATCAAATACAAACCATTCGTCGTGCCAGAGGATACGCACCAGTACCAATTAAATTACCACCTGGATTTGAGCAAACTCCAGCAATTTTAGCAATGGGTGGCGAGTTAAAAAATACGTTTTGTTTACTAAAGGATGGACAAGCAATTTTATCTCAACATTTGGGAGATTTAGAAAATGCAACCACCTTTACAGCCTATCAAAATACCCTCAACTTATACTTAAACTTATTCGAGCATAAACCAGAAGCGATCGCAATTGACAAACATCCTGAATATCTATCAACAAAACTCGGTCAAGAACTAGCATTTACCAATCAAATTCCTATTTATTCTACCCAACACCATCACGCTCATATTGCCGCTTGCATGGCAGAAAATCATCTTCCTCTGAATTCATCACCTGTATTAGGTATTGCCTTAGATGGTTTAGGTTACGGTGAAGATAACACACTTTGGGGCGGCGAATTTCTCTTAGCAGATTACCACCAATTTCAGCGATTAGCAACATTTCAACCAGTAGCCATGATTGGTGGAAAACAGGCGATTTATCAACCTTGGCGTAATACTTACGCCCAATTAATATCAGCATTATCTTGGGAAGAAGTCACAAATAAATATAGGAATTTAGAAATAATTAAATTTCTTCAAAATCAACCCCTACCACTTCTCAGTCAACTAGTATTAAAAAAAATAAATTCTCCCTTAGCTTCCTCCATAGGACGTTTATTTGATGCCGTAGCTGCTGCCATCGGTATATGCCGAGAAGAATGTAACTATGAAGGACAAGCAGCAATGGAAATGGAAACTTTAGTTGATAGGAACATCTTAAATAAACATGAAGAAAATCAAAAATATCCTTTTGGAATTAACATTTTAGATAATATTTACTGTATAGACCCAAGCCCAATGTGGAAAGCCTTATTAAACGATTTACAGCAGCAAACTTCTCTAAGAGTTATAGCTGCTAAATTTCATATCAGTTTAGCTCAAGCCATTGGGCAAATGGTTACTTCATTGTGTCAACATCATCACATCAAAACAGTCGTCTTTAGCGGAGGAGTATTCCAAAATCGTATCTTGTTAGAACAACTCAGTAAACACCTTAAAAATTCAGGCATCAACATACTTACTCATAGCCTAATTCCCTGTAACGACGGCGGATTATCACTAGGTCAAGCAGTAATTGCAGCCGCCAAACTCATCAAAAAATGA
- a CDS encoding NifU family protein, with amino-acid sequence MTSLEELVQEIGRFEAIISDWEESKRCVTIGLKRAIEDLHKEALTRLIKSVKQESVSALRNAVQDEVVYGVLLYHELVKSPTLSLQQRIQQALDEVRPNLQSHNGDVELVAITAPDTVEVKLIGNCSNCPASTLTLSEGIEQTIKAYCPEINYVIAVG; translated from the coding sequence ATGACTTCACTAGAAGAGTTAGTACAAGAAATTGGTCGTTTTGAAGCGATAATCTCTGACTGGGAAGAGAGTAAAAGGTGTGTGACTATAGGTTTAAAACGTGCTATTGAAGATTTACATAAAGAAGCTTTAACCCGGTTAATTAAAAGTGTTAAACAAGAGTCAGTATCAGCTTTACGTAATGCTGTTCAAGATGAAGTGGTTTATGGAGTATTACTTTATCATGAACTAGTAAAATCACCAACACTATCTTTACAACAACGTATTCAACAAGCTTTAGATGAAGTCCGCCCTAATTTACAAAGTCATAATGGGGATGTAGAATTAGTGGCGATTACAGCACCAGATACAGTAGAAGTGAAATTAATTGGTAATTGTAGTAATTGTCCAGCTTCGACATTAACTTTATCTGAAGGAATTGAACAAACAATTAAAGCATATTGTCCGGAAATAAATTATGTAATTGCAGTAGGTTAA
- a CDS encoding hydrogenase small subunit translates to MTNVLWLQGGACSGNTMSFLNAEEPTVCDLISDFGINVLWHPSLGLELGENLQGMLWNCVLGKIPVDILVFEGTVVNAPNGTGEWNRFAHRPMKNWVSDLAKVAKYVVAIGDCATWGGIPAMAPNPSESQGLQFLKRQKGGFLGVDYRSKAGLPVINIPGCPAHPDWITQILVAIATGRIGDITLDEFHRPQTFFKTFTQTGCTRNIHFAYKATTAEFGQRKGCLFYDLGCRGPMTHSSCNRILWNRVSSKTRAGMPCLGCTEPEFPFFDLKPGTVFKTQTVMGVPKELPPGVKQKDYALLTVVAKDAAPAWADEDFFLV, encoded by the coding sequence ATGACTAACGTATTATGGCTACAAGGTGGTGCCTGTTCAGGTAACACTATGTCATTTTTAAATGCAGAAGAACCAACTGTCTGCGATTTAATTTCTGACTTTGGTATTAACGTACTGTGGCATCCTTCCTTGGGGCTAGAATTAGGAGAAAATTTGCAAGGGATGCTGTGGAATTGTGTGCTAGGTAAGATCCCTGTAGATATTTTGGTATTTGAAGGTACGGTAGTTAATGCCCCCAACGGTACGGGAGAATGGAACCGTTTTGCCCATCGTCCGATGAAAAATTGGGTTAGTGATTTAGCAAAAGTAGCTAAGTATGTGGTTGCAATCGGCGACTGTGCTACTTGGGGAGGAATTCCTGCTATGGCCCCTAATCCTAGTGAATCGCAAGGTTTACAATTTCTCAAACGGCAAAAGGGTGGGTTTTTAGGGGTAGATTACCGTTCCAAAGCTGGATTACCTGTAATTAATATACCTGGATGTCCTGCTCATCCCGACTGGATAACGCAGATATTAGTGGCGATCGCCACAGGTCGTATTGGCGATATTACTCTTGACGAGTTTCATCGTCCCCAAACTTTCTTCAAAACCTTTACTCAAACTGGTTGTACTCGCAATATTCATTTTGCTTATAAAGCAACAACTGCTGAATTTGGTCAGCGTAAAGGTTGTCTATTCTACGACTTGGGTTGTCGTGGCCCCATGACCCATTCTTCCTGTAACCGGATTTTGTGGAACCGTGTTTCTTCCAAAACCCGCGCTGGGATGCCTTGCTTGGGTTGCACTGAACCAGAATTTCCCTTCTTTGACCTCAAACCAGGAACAGTATTTAAAACCCAAACTGTTATGGGAGTTCCCAAAGAACTACCGCCAGGAGTGAAGCAGAAAGATTATGCCTTACTCACCGTAGTGGCAAAAGATGCCGCCCCAGCTTGGGCAGATGAAGACTTTTTCTTAGTTTAG
- a CDS encoding nickel-dependent hydrogenase large subunit — protein MGTQTLDISPVGRVEGDLDVRVEIEDGHVVNAWTHAELFRGFEVILRGKDPQAGLIVTPRICGICGGSHLTCASWALDTAWETEVPRNAILARNLGQIVETIQSIPRYFYGLFAIDLTNKKYQNSRYYNEAVRRFAAFTGKHYEIGVTISAKPVEIYALLGGQWPHSSYMVPGGVMCAPTLTDITRAWSILEYFRTNWLEPVWLGCSLERYEQIQTYDDFMAWLHENRNHRQSDLGFYWRMGLDIGLDKFGGGVGKYVTWGYLPHEDKYQKPTIESRNAAMIMKSGVYDSYSDTHTLMDHTFARENTTNSWYDEGTADVHPFDRTTNPIAKNHKDFNGAYSWSSAVRHIEYGRLEAGPLARQLVAGGTHGESWQHYDGFILDVFKRMGGPSVHVRQFARVHEIVKLYRQAERCLREFKLNEPWYIKPKQKDGRGWGATEAARGSLCHWVELEDGKIKNYQVIAPTTWNVGPRDAEQKRGPIEEALVGIPVADPADPIEVGHVARSFDSCLVCTVHAHDAKTGEELARFRTA, from the coding sequence ATGGGAACTCAAACATTAGATATCTCACCCGTTGGGAGGGTAGAAGGCGATTTAGATGTACGGGTAGAAATCGAAGATGGTCATGTAGTCAACGCTTGGACTCATGCCGAACTTTTTCGAGGCTTTGAAGTGATTTTACGCGGCAAAGACCCCCAAGCAGGCTTAATTGTCACACCTCGTATTTGTGGAATTTGCGGTGGTTCTCACCTTACCTGTGCATCTTGGGCATTGGATACTGCCTGGGAAACCGAAGTGCCACGCAATGCGATTTTAGCCAGAAACCTTGGTCAAATCGTCGAAACAATTCAAAGTATCCCCCGCTATTTTTACGGTTTATTTGCCATTGACCTCACCAATAAAAAATACCAAAATAGCCGCTACTATAACGAAGCTGTCCGCCGCTTTGCTGCTTTTACTGGCAAGCATTACGAAATTGGTGTGACTATTTCTGCCAAACCTGTAGAAATTTATGCACTTTTGGGTGGTCAATGGCCCCATTCTAGTTACATGGTTCCTGGTGGCGTCATGTGCGCCCCCACCCTCACAGATATTACCCGCGCCTGGTCAATCCTAGAATATTTCCGCACTAATTGGTTAGAACCTGTGTGGTTGGGCTGTTCTTTGGAACGCTACGAACAAATCCAGACCTATGATGATTTTATGGCTTGGTTGCATGAAAATCGCAATCATCGCCAGTCGGACTTGGGCTTCTATTGGCGTATGGGTTTAGATATTGGTTTAGATAAATTTGGTGGTGGTGTGGGTAAATACGTCACTTGGGGATATCTACCCCATGAAGATAAATACCAAAAACCCACCATTGAAAGCCGCAACGCCGCCATGATTATGAAGAGTGGGGTGTACGACAGTTACAGTGACACTCACACCTTGATGGATCATACCTTTGCTCGGGAGAATACCACTAACTCCTGGTATGACGAAGGTACAGCAGATGTTCATCCCTTTGACCGCACCACCAATCCCATCGCCAAAAATCACAAAGACTTCAACGGTGCTTATTCTTGGTCAAGTGCAGTACGCCATATCGAATATGGACGTTTAGAAGCTGGCCCCTTAGCGCGACAATTAGTCGCAGGTGGTACACATGGTGAATCTTGGCAACATTATGATGGATTTATCCTTGATGTTTTCAAGCGTATGGGCGGCCCTAGTGTCCATGTCCGCCAGTTTGCACGCGTTCACGAAATTGTCAAGTTGTATCGTCAAGCCGAACGCTGTCTGCGGGAGTTCAAATTAAATGAACCTTGGTACATCAAACCCAAACAAAAAGATGGGCGCGGTTGGGGTGCAACAGAAGCAGCGCGCGGTTCCCTGTGTCACTGGGTAGAACTAGAAGATGGCAAAATCAAGAACTACCAAGTCATCGCCCCGACAACATGGAACGTTGGCCCTCGGGACGCCGAACAAAAGCGTGGCCCGATTGAAGAAGCTTTGGTGGGTATACCCGTTGCTGATCCAGCCGATCCTATAGAAGTAGGTCATGTCGCCCGATCCTTTGATTCTTGCTTAGTGTGTACAGTTCACGCCCACGATGCTAAAACCGGTGAAGAACTAGCACGTTTCCGGACAGCTTAA
- a CDS encoding 2-hydroxyacid dehydrogenase, producing MRVAVFSTKSYDREFLDAANATAQASHEFVYFDTRLNPKTASLAADFPAVCAFVNDDLGTETLEVLAAQSTRFITLRSTGFNNVDLKTAAELGIKVARVTVYSPFSVAEHAVGLVLMLNRRLYRAYNRVRDDNFSLEGLLGFDLHGSTVGIIGTGKIGIIFAQIMHGFGCHLLGYDAYPNPKFEAIGEARYVELPELFAKVDIISLHCPLTPETHHLIDASAIAKMKPGMMLINTSRGGLIDTKAVIEGIKSGKIGHLGIDVYEQEDELFFRDLSDTVIQDDAFQLLQSFSNVVITAHQAFFTRNALTDISTTTVSNITDFEQGHPLKNEISYQPLVA from the coding sequence ATGAGAGTTGCAGTCTTCAGCACCAAGTCTTATGACCGTGAATTTTTGGATGCAGCAAATGCAACAGCCCAAGCGAGTCATGAGTTTGTTTACTTTGATACTAGACTCAACCCGAAAACTGCTTCACTAGCGGCTGACTTTCCAGCAGTTTGCGCTTTTGTTAATGATGATTTGGGTACTGAAACTCTGGAAGTTTTGGCTGCACAGAGTACTCGTTTTATAACACTGCGTTCTACTGGTTTCAATAATGTAGACCTAAAAACAGCCGCAGAATTGGGAATTAAGGTAGCCCGAGTGACGGTTTACTCTCCCTTTTCTGTGGCGGAACATGCTGTTGGTTTGGTTTTGATGTTGAATCGCCGCTTGTATCGCGCTTACAATCGAGTTCGGGATGATAATTTTTCCTTAGAAGGGCTACTGGGGTTCGATTTGCATGGTAGCACCGTCGGCATTATTGGTACAGGCAAAATCGGGATTATTTTTGCTCAAATCATGCATGGATTTGGGTGTCATTTGCTGGGGTATGATGCATATCCCAATCCCAAATTTGAGGCGATTGGTGAGGCGCGTTACGTGGAATTACCAGAGTTATTTGCCAAAGTAGATATTATTTCCTTACACTGTCCTCTCACACCGGAAACACATCACCTAATTGATGCAAGTGCGATCGCTAAAATGAAGCCTGGTATGATGCTGATTAACACTAGTCGAGGTGGACTAATTGATACCAAAGCAGTCATTGAGGGTATCAAATCTGGCAAGATTGGTCATTTGGGTATTGATGTTTACGAACAAGAAGATGAACTCTTTTTTAGAGATTTATCTGATACTGTGATTCAGGATGACGCTTTTCAACTGTTACAATCATTTTCTAATGTTGTGATTACAGCCCATCAAGCATTTTTTACCCGTAATGCTTTAACTGATATCTCCACTACAACAGTCTCCAACATCACGGATTTTGAGCAAGGTCATCCCCTGAAAAATGAAATTTCCTATCAACCTCTAGTGGCGTGA
- a CDS encoding DUF1295 domain-containing protein encodes MENTANAEKTGLTALTAINIAKVLTIVLLLIFSFVFGIQDLRQVIYLCLHVSYCLWWLLEQWFFPQRRQIFSEPVGIGGFILALLFVGMIYSLPGYLAFTNPVPLSAIATAIALPLYIFGTLINATADIQKLTAKQYGAELVSDNIWRFSRNINYFGDLLRYLSFAIVAGSVWAYLVPAVILIIYLQRVSQKEQSMSAKYQNYADYQRSSSRLIPFIW; translated from the coding sequence ATGGAAAATACTGCCAACGCCGAAAAAACAGGATTGACAGCACTGACGGCGATTAACATAGCCAAAGTTTTAACTATAGTTTTGTTACTAATTTTTAGCTTTGTTTTTGGTATCCAAGACTTACGACAAGTCATATATCTGTGTCTGCATGTCAGCTACTGTCTCTGGTGGTTGCTAGAACAGTGGTTTTTTCCCCAACGGCGACAGATATTTAGTGAACCTGTAGGGATTGGTGGGTTCATCTTGGCGTTGTTGTTTGTCGGTATGATTTACTCTTTACCAGGATACCTAGCATTTACTAATCCTGTTCCCTTATCAGCGATCGCTACTGCTATAGCATTACCTTTATACATATTTGGCACTCTCATCAATGCTACCGCCGATATCCAAAAGCTGACAGCCAAACAATACGGCGCAGAATTAGTTAGTGACAATATCTGGCGATTTTCCCGCAACATCAATTACTTTGGTGATCTATTGCGGTATCTGAGTTTTGCAATTGTAGCTGGTTCTGTTTGGGCTTATTTAGTTCCAGCAGTAATATTAATTATTTATTTGCAGCGTGTTTCTCAAAAAGAACAGTCTATGTCTGCCAAGTATCAAAATTATGCTGATTATCAGAGATCTAGTAGTCGTTTAATTCCGTTTATTTGGTAA